One Amorphoplanes digitatis genomic window carries:
- a CDS encoding CDP-alcohol phosphatidyltransferase family protein has translation MPSLSADNVENPPTAADYYRVNRGGGLFSEALSQRLGARISVFAYRHRLAPTVLTVANLGLSCLVSFVVVAAAGPVADGRVPAWPIGLLALVGWQLAYALDCSDGQLARVTGQTSAAGGRVDVLCDVAGQIALVAALSAVAEAQVPETPAWLLAAFAGTWMVNLVTSVMQSGDQASSMVTSRSLPVRVVKLVRDYGAVIAVAGVVLTVAPQWAIWLIGAFTLINGAFLAASIAFSGRAALKG, from the coding sequence ATGCCGTCGCTAAGCGCTGACAACGTGGAAAATCCGCCGACCGCCGCCGACTACTACCGGGTCAACCGGGGCGGCGGCCTGTTCAGCGAGGCACTGAGCCAGCGGCTGGGCGCGCGGATCTCGGTCTTCGCGTACCGGCACCGGCTCGCGCCGACCGTGCTCACGGTGGCGAACCTCGGACTCAGCTGCCTGGTCTCGTTCGTGGTGGTCGCGGCCGCGGGGCCGGTGGCGGACGGCCGGGTGCCGGCCTGGCCGATCGGCCTGCTCGCGCTGGTCGGCTGGCAGCTCGCGTACGCGCTGGACTGCTCGGACGGCCAGCTTGCCCGGGTGACGGGCCAGACCAGCGCCGCGGGCGGCCGGGTCGACGTGCTGTGCGACGTCGCCGGGCAGATCGCGCTGGTCGCGGCCCTGTCCGCGGTGGCGGAGGCCCAGGTGCCGGAGACGCCGGCCTGGCTGCTGGCGGCCTTCGCCGGCACCTGGATGGTCAACCTGGTGACCTCGGTGATGCAGTCGGGCGACCAGGCATCCAGCATGGTCACCAGCCGGTCGCTGCCGGTCCGCGTGGTCAAGCTCGTCCGCGACTACGGCGCGGTGATCGCGGTGGCCGGCGTGGTGCTGACCGTAGCCCCGCAGTGGGCGATCTGGCTGATCGGCGCCTTCACCCTGATCAACGGCGCCTTCCTGGCCGCGAGCATCGCGTTCTCCGGCCGGGCGGCCCTGAAGGGCTGA
- a CDS encoding iron-containing alcohol dehydrogenase family protein, with protein sequence MPLLARSVQTPLHIDVRRGAVADLGRILADGRISAGGDVAVVVGPGQGERIAEMIRPSLGSADVYTTAGGTLDAALELATKLRSRSYDAVVGIGGGKTVDTAKYAASRWGLPMVSVATSLANDGIASPVASLVHDGIKNSYGVHIPFGVIVDLDFVEHGPELVNRAGIGDVISNISALADWELGREVRGEPVDGLAASLARMGAEAMLSMPGDMTDDAFVTVLAEALISSGLAMAVCGSSRPSSGGCHEIMHAIDSLFPDTASHGELAGLGALFCTFLRGDERRFAQMSDCLARHSLPRTPADVGLTPEQFVEAVDFAPRTRPDRYTILEHLAMSQDEIRRKLDDYVDAVAKR encoded by the coding sequence ATGCCACTACTAGCCCGCAGCGTCCAGACCCCGCTGCACATCGACGTGCGGCGGGGCGCGGTCGCGGACCTCGGCCGGATCCTCGCCGACGGCCGGATCTCCGCCGGCGGCGACGTCGCCGTGGTGGTCGGCCCCGGCCAGGGCGAACGGATCGCGGAGATGATCCGCCCGTCGCTGGGCTCGGCCGACGTCTACACCACGGCCGGCGGCACGCTGGACGCCGCGCTGGAGCTGGCCACCAAGCTGCGCTCCCGCTCGTACGACGCGGTCGTCGGCATCGGCGGCGGCAAGACCGTCGACACCGCGAAGTACGCGGCCAGCCGGTGGGGCCTGCCGATGGTCTCGGTGGCGACCAGCCTGGCCAACGACGGCATCGCCTCGCCGGTGGCCAGCCTGGTCCACGACGGCATCAAGAACTCCTACGGCGTGCACATCCCGTTCGGCGTCATCGTCGACCTGGACTTCGTCGAGCACGGGCCGGAGCTGGTCAACCGCGCCGGGATCGGCGACGTGATCAGCAACATCAGCGCGCTCGCCGACTGGGAGCTGGGCCGCGAGGTGCGCGGTGAGCCGGTCGACGGCCTCGCCGCGTCGCTGGCCCGGATGGGCGCCGAGGCGATGCTCTCGATGCCGGGCGACATGACCGACGACGCCTTCGTGACCGTGCTCGCCGAGGCGCTGATCTCCAGCGGGCTGGCGATGGCGGTCTGCGGCAGCAGCCGGCCGTCCAGCGGTGGCTGCCACGAGATCATGCACGCGATCGACTCGCTCTTCCCCGACACGGCCTCGCACGGCGAACTCGCCGGCCTCGGCGCGCTGTTCTGCACCTTCCTGCGCGGCGACGAGCGCCGCTTCGCCCAGATGTCGGACTGCCTGGCCCGGCACAGCCTGCCGCGCACCCCCGCCGACGTGGGCCTTACGCCGGAGCAGTTCGTGGAGGCGGTGGACTTCGCGCCGCGGACCCGGCCGGACCGGTACACCATCCTGGAACACCTCGCGATGAGCCAGGATGAGATCCGCCGTAAATTGGACGATTATGTCGATGCCGTCGCTAAGCGCTGA
- a CDS encoding sugar phosphate nucleotidyltransferase gives MIGLVLAAGAGRRLRPYTDTLPKALVPVDGETTIMDISLRNLAAAGLTDVTIVVGYCAGAVEERKDAFEQKYGVKITLVHNDKAEEWNNAYSLWLARDRFAEGALLVNGDTVHPVSVEKTLLDSRGPGILLAVDNVKKLADEEMKTIFSADGRLTRITKLMDPAEAFGEYIGATVIEASAAADLADALKTTWERDPNLYYEDGYQEYADRGGEIRAATIGDIPWVEVDNHDDLAKARDIACHY, from the coding sequence ATGATCGGTCTCGTACTCGCCGCCGGCGCCGGACGCAGACTGCGCCCGTACACCGACACGCTGCCGAAGGCGCTGGTCCCCGTCGACGGGGAGACGACCATCATGGATATCTCCCTGCGTAACCTCGCGGCCGCGGGGCTCACCGACGTGACGATCGTCGTCGGCTACTGCGCCGGCGCCGTCGAGGAGCGCAAGGACGCGTTCGAGCAGAAGTACGGCGTCAAGATCACCCTCGTGCACAACGACAAGGCCGAGGAGTGGAACAACGCGTACTCGCTGTGGCTGGCCCGCGACCGGTTCGCCGAGGGCGCGCTGCTTGTCAACGGCGACACCGTGCACCCGGTGAGCGTCGAGAAGACCCTGCTCGACAGCCGCGGCCCGGGCATCCTGCTCGCCGTCGACAACGTGAAGAAGCTCGCCGACGAGGAGATGAAGACGATCTTCTCCGCCGACGGCCGGCTCACGAGGATCACCAAGCTGATGGACCCGGCCGAGGCCTTCGGCGAGTACATCGGCGCGACCGTCATCGAGGCCTCGGCCGCCGCTGACCTCGCCGACGCGCTCAAGACCACCTGGGAGCGCGACCCGAACCTCTACTACGAGGACGGCTACCAGGAGTACGCCGACCGCGGCGGCGAGATCCGCGCGGCGACCATCGGCGACATCCCCTGGGTCGAGGTGGACAACCACGACGACCTCGCCAAGGCGCGGGACATCGCATGCCACTACTAG
- a CDS encoding NUDIX domain-containing protein, with translation MVPEPLRVAGALVVDDDGRIFFQRRSAQRKLFPNAWDIVGGHLEPGETVGDALGREIFEETGWRLSVVLGQVGEYSYTGEDGLERHETDFLVRVDGDLARPRLEAGKHTEYRWLGPGELAVLDESAEINDGMIRRIAEDGFVVLHTLGM, from the coding sequence GTGGTACCTGAACCGCTTCGCGTCGCCGGTGCTCTCGTCGTGGACGACGACGGCCGAATATTCTTCCAACGCCGATCGGCGCAACGGAAGCTTTTCCCGAACGCCTGGGACATCGTCGGCGGCCACCTCGAACCGGGCGAGACGGTCGGCGACGCGCTGGGGCGGGAGATCTTCGAGGAGACCGGCTGGCGGCTCTCTGTGGTGCTGGGGCAGGTCGGCGAATACTCCTACACCGGAGAAGACGGCCTCGAACGGCACGAAACCGACTTTCTCGTACGGGTGGACGGCGACCTGGCGCGCCCGCGGCTGGAGGCCGGCAAGCACACGGAGTATCGCTGGCTCGGTCCGGGCGAACTGGCGGTGCTGGACGAGAGCGCCGAGATCAACGACGGGATGATCCGGCGGATCGCCGAGGACGGCTTCGTGGTCCTGCACACTCTCGGTATGTGA
- a CDS encoding PLP-dependent aminotransferase family protein, with protein sequence MTAEQLISFARGAPSLDIVDVAGLKAAAARAFDADPAGVTAYGTSVGYVPLRKWIADKHGVSADQVIVTNGSLQADAFLFNHLVQAGDDVIVEKPTYDRTLLNLQNLGGKVHQVTIDPDGIDVDELRGLLEAGLRPKLAHIIPNYQNPAGVTLSLERRRALLSLAVQYGFMIFEDDPYVDIRFRGDALPSMLSMDTENVVVHASSFTKTVCPGVRVGYLVGPAALIDAIAKKATNLYISPGMVSEAIVHQFCVSGDIERSVATVSTALAERARVLAASLREHIPGATFTEPDGGYFLWVDLPEAVDVDKLFPAAMKKGVAIVKGSDFLLDGGKSSVRLAFSAVTVDQIDEGVRRLAAAIAEITA encoded by the coding sequence ATGACCGCTGAGCAGCTGATCTCGTTCGCAAGAGGGGCACCGTCCCTGGACATCGTCGACGTGGCGGGCCTCAAGGCCGCCGCCGCGCGCGCCTTCGACGCCGATCCGGCCGGAGTTACCGCCTACGGCACGTCCGTCGGCTACGTCCCGCTGCGAAAGTGGATCGCCGACAAGCACGGGGTCTCCGCCGACCAGGTCATCGTGACGAACGGTTCCCTCCAGGCCGACGCGTTCCTCTTCAACCACCTGGTGCAGGCCGGCGACGACGTGATCGTGGAGAAGCCGACCTACGACCGCACCCTGCTCAACCTTCAGAACCTGGGCGGCAAGGTGCACCAGGTGACGATCGACCCGGACGGCATCGACGTCGACGAGCTGCGCGGGCTGCTCGAGGCAGGCCTGCGCCCGAAGCTCGCCCACATCATTCCGAACTACCAGAACCCGGCCGGCGTCACCCTCTCGCTGGAGCGGCGGCGGGCGCTGCTGAGCCTGGCGGTCCAGTACGGCTTCATGATCTTCGAGGACGACCCGTACGTCGACATCCGCTTCCGGGGCGACGCGCTCCCGTCGATGCTGTCGATGGACACCGAGAACGTGGTCGTGCACGCCTCCAGCTTCACCAAGACGGTGTGCCCGGGTGTCCGCGTCGGCTACCTGGTCGGCCCGGCCGCGCTGATCGACGCGATCGCCAAGAAGGCCACCAACCTCTACATCTCGCCCGGCATGGTCTCCGAGGCGATCGTGCACCAGTTCTGCGTCTCGGGCGACATCGAGCGCTCGGTGGCGACGGTGAGCACCGCTCTGGCCGAGCGTGCCCGGGTGCTCGCCGCCTCGCTGCGCGAGCACATCCCGGGCGCGACCTTCACCGAGCCCGACGGCGGCTACTTCCTCTGGGTCGACCTGCCGGAGGCGGTCGACGTCGACAAGCTCTTCCCGGCGGCCATGAAGAAGGGCGTCGCCATCGTCAAGGGCAGCGACTTCCTGCTGGACGGCGGCAAGTCCTCGGTCCGGCTGGCGTTCTCGGCCGTGACTGTCGACCAGATCGACGAGGGTGTCCGCCGGCTCGCCGCGGCCATCGCCGAGATCACCGCCTGA
- a CDS encoding magnesium and cobalt transport protein CorA — protein MTESSAQRNRATGVNRSLSRAWTAPVRAMNRFLGTTDGIAEPGQVFTGTSVVDCGVYVDGKRAPGDFSPDEALREACSRENAFVWLGLHEPTEDEMSAIARTYDLHELAVEDAVKAEQRPKLEQFGTVHFLVLRTARYVPHSELTETSQVVETGQMMIFVGERFVITVRHGDASRLAPVRADLESRGVLLEHGPWAVAYAVTDRVVDAYVEVADQVEADLDIIEEGAFSRDRGSPVQQIYQMKRELVEFRRAVVPLQRPLATITAPQSRLVPKEIRRYFRDVQDHLTRTVEQVSSYDDLLNSILQARLAQVTVDQNNDMRKIAAWAGIATVWTAFAGVYGMNFEFMPETHWQYGYPSLITVLLGVSVLLYRAFRRNGWL, from the coding sequence ATGACCGAGAGCAGCGCGCAGCGCAACCGGGCGACGGGCGTGAACCGGTCACTGTCACGGGCGTGGACCGCACCCGTGCGTGCGATGAACCGCTTCCTCGGCACCACGGACGGCATCGCCGAGCCCGGCCAGGTGTTCACCGGCACCTCGGTGGTGGACTGCGGCGTCTACGTCGACGGCAAGCGCGCGCCCGGCGACTTCTCGCCCGACGAGGCGCTGCGCGAGGCGTGCAGCCGTGAGAACGCGTTCGTCTGGCTCGGCCTGCACGAGCCGACCGAGGACGAGATGTCCGCCATCGCGCGCACCTACGACCTGCACGAACTCGCCGTCGAGGACGCGGTCAAGGCGGAGCAGCGGCCCAAGCTGGAGCAGTTCGGCACCGTGCACTTCCTGGTGCTGCGCACCGCGCGCTACGTGCCGCACAGCGAGCTGACCGAGACCTCGCAGGTCGTCGAGACCGGCCAGATGATGATCTTCGTTGGCGAGCGGTTCGTGATCACGGTCCGGCACGGGGACGCGTCGCGACTCGCGCCGGTGCGCGCGGATCTGGAGTCGCGCGGCGTGCTGCTCGAGCATGGACCTTGGGCCGTCGCCTACGCCGTGACGGACCGGGTCGTCGACGCGTACGTCGAGGTCGCCGACCAGGTGGAGGCCGACCTGGACATCATCGAGGAGGGCGCGTTCTCGCGCGACAGGGGCAGCCCGGTGCAGCAGATCTACCAGATGAAGCGCGAGCTGGTGGAGTTCCGCCGGGCCGTGGTGCCGCTACAGCGGCCGCTGGCCACCATCACCGCGCCGCAGAGCCGGCTGGTGCCCAAGGAGATCCGGCGCTACTTCCGCGACGTGCAGGACCACCTCACCCGGACGGTCGAGCAGGTCTCCTCGTACGACGACCTGCTGAACTCGATCCTGCAAGCGCGGCTGGCGCAGGTGACCGTCGACCAGAACAACGACATGCGCAAGATCGCCGCCTGGGCCGGTATCGCGACGGTGTGGACGGCCTTCGCCGGCGTCTACGGCATGAACTTCGAGTTCATGCCCGAGACACACTGGCAGTACGGCTACCCGAGCCTGATCACCGTGCTGCTCGGCGTCTCGGTCCTGTTGTACCGCGCCTTCCGCCGCAACGGCTGGCTCTGA
- the eccB gene encoding type VII secretion protein EccB, whose protein sequence is MPSRQDQLHSYQYSQQRVVAALVTHDPDPHRSPLRRAGSAALISLVVASLAVGGAAVYGLLKGRSTVEPRNEAVVFLEKGSGARYVYLKSDDRMHPVLNYSSGLLIANTNEPKLVDASSESLAKVPLGDPLGIPDAPDSLPAAKGGLLDPVWTVCSLPPEGATAPRSLLSVGDRLTDGTVLPVPRADTPAADLRGLLVSDPAERTYLVYNNRRFLIPAGRVQQTQVFFGWTQQPLPVATAWINAVPVGPDLKPPAIPDRGEASPAIDDFEIGRLLRIGGDSGDKWAVVLGDGVADITDVQARLLQVDRDTDDRSEVDLGTYSNLPRSQTQLVAAAANAGFPPAVPVLLNGPGQVCLTHDGKDAENPEVGIRIGPTVAKGSPVGGAPAVPGGVQADLVYVPRGKGALVVAAASPTAPAGSGTVSIVTDIGRRYPVASREVLPRLGYGGVKPDPIPGQLVALLPQGPALDPVRARQSDATDE, encoded by the coding sequence GTGCCGTCGCGCCAGGATCAGCTGCACTCGTACCAGTACTCGCAGCAGCGGGTGGTGGCCGCGCTGGTCACCCACGACCCCGATCCGCACCGCTCGCCCCTGCGCCGGGCCGGCAGCGCCGCGCTGATCAGCCTGGTCGTCGCCTCGCTCGCCGTCGGCGGCGCGGCGGTGTACGGCCTGCTCAAGGGCCGCAGCACCGTGGAGCCGCGCAACGAGGCCGTGGTCTTCCTGGAGAAGGGCTCCGGCGCCCGCTACGTCTACCTGAAGTCCGACGACCGCATGCACCCGGTGCTCAACTACAGCTCCGGGCTGCTGATCGCCAACACCAACGAGCCGAAGCTGGTCGACGCCTCCTCGGAGAGCCTGGCCAAGGTGCCGCTCGGCGACCCGCTCGGAATACCGGACGCGCCCGACTCGCTGCCGGCGGCCAAGGGCGGCCTGCTCGACCCGGTGTGGACGGTGTGCTCGCTGCCGCCGGAGGGCGCCACGGCGCCGCGGAGCCTGTTGTCGGTCGGTGACCGGCTCACCGACGGGACGGTGCTGCCCGTGCCCCGGGCGGACACCCCCGCCGCCGACCTGCGCGGCCTGCTGGTCTCCGACCCGGCCGAGCGCACCTACCTGGTCTACAACAACCGGCGCTTCCTCATCCCGGCCGGCCGGGTGCAGCAGACCCAGGTCTTCTTCGGCTGGACCCAGCAGCCGCTGCCGGTGGCGACGGCGTGGATCAACGCGGTGCCGGTCGGGCCGGACCTGAAGCCGCCCGCGATCCCGGACCGCGGCGAGGCGTCCCCGGCGATCGACGACTTCGAGATCGGCCGGCTGCTGCGGATCGGCGGCGACTCCGGCGACAAGTGGGCCGTCGTGCTCGGCGACGGCGTCGCCGACATCACCGACGTGCAGGCCCGGTTGTTGCAGGTCGACCGGGACACCGACGACCGGAGCGAGGTGGACCTCGGCACCTACAGCAACCTGCCGCGCTCGCAGACCCAGCTGGTCGCGGCCGCGGCGAACGCCGGCTTCCCGCCGGCCGTCCCGGTGCTGCTGAACGGCCCGGGCCAGGTCTGCCTGACCCACGACGGCAAGGACGCGGAGAACCCCGAGGTCGGCATCCGGATCGGCCCGACGGTCGCCAAGGGCAGCCCGGTCGGCGGGGCCCCGGCCGTGCCCGGAGGCGTACAGGCCGACCTGGTCTACGTGCCCCGCGGCAAGGGCGCCCTGGTCGTCGCCGCGGCGTCGCCGACGGCGCCGGCGGGCAGCGGCACGGTCAGCATCGTGACGGACATCGGCCGGCGCTATCCGGTCGCGAGCCGCGAGGTGCTGCCCCGGCTGGGCTACGGCGGCGTCAAGCCCGACCCGATCCCGGGCCAGCTGGTCGCCCTGCTGCCGCAGGGCCCGGCCTTGGATCCGGTACGCGCCCGGCAGTCGGACGCCACGGACGAGTGA
- a CDS encoding peptidylprolyl isomerase: MADALYATLHTNHGPIRLQLFPDHAPATVRNFVELAEGTKDYVDPRTGQKGSGPYYDGTISHRVIAGFMIQLGDPTGTGRGGPGYQFADEFHPELQFDRPYVLAMANAGPGTNGSQFFITVGPTPHLNRRHTIFGQVADEQSAKVVDSIATTPTGPGDRPREDVVVERVEIERA, encoded by the coding sequence GTGGCCGACGCTCTTTACGCCACCCTGCACACCAACCACGGCCCGATCCGGCTCCAGCTCTTTCCGGACCACGCACCGGCGACCGTCCGCAACTTCGTGGAGCTCGCGGAGGGCACCAAGGACTATGTCGACCCGCGGACCGGCCAGAAGGGCAGCGGCCCGTACTACGACGGGACGATCTCGCACCGGGTCATCGCCGGCTTCATGATCCAGCTGGGCGACCCGACCGGCACCGGCCGCGGCGGCCCCGGCTACCAGTTCGCCGACGAGTTCCACCCCGAGCTGCAGTTCGACCGCCCCTACGTGCTCGCCATGGCGAACGCGGGCCCGGGCACGAACGGTTCGCAGTTCTTCATCACCGTCGGACCCACCCCGCACCTGAACCGGCGGCACACGATCTTCGGCCAGGTGGCCGACGAGCAGTCCGCCAAGGTCGTGGACTCGATCGCGACCACCCCGACCGGCCCCGGCGACCGGCCCCGCGAGGATGTCGTCGTCGAGCGCGTGGAGATCGAGCGGGCATAG
- a CDS encoding rhomboid family intramembrane serine protease: MSESPVTAPVCYRHPSKETYVRCTRCERPICPDCMNEASVGHQCPECVAQGRRTQRPARTAFGGSVAGRAGTATRVLIGVNVLMMVASIISGGSSAVAGGGWGGLLGGSTPLTEWGAVLGEALYGPVGDMSVHGIAHGEWYRLFTAMFIHYGVLHLLMNMYALWFLGRDIERELGPLRFVGLYLLAGLGGNVAAYLFSAPNAMTAGASTAVFGLMSAIFVLLKRLNLSIAPILPVIVINVIFTFVASNISVAGHLGGLAVGGAVAAVLAYAPRERRNLVQGAGCAGIFLVLVALTIYRTGVLLS; this comes from the coding sequence ATGAGTGAGTCTCCGGTGACGGCTCCGGTCTGCTACCGCCATCCGTCAAAAGAGACCTACGTGCGCTGCACGCGCTGCGAACGCCCGATCTGCCCGGATTGCATGAACGAGGCCTCGGTAGGCCACCAGTGCCCGGAGTGTGTCGCCCAAGGCAGGCGCACCCAGCGGCCGGCGCGCACCGCCTTCGGCGGGAGCGTCGCCGGCCGCGCCGGGACGGCCACCCGGGTCCTGATCGGCGTCAACGTCCTGATGATGGTCGCCTCGATCATCTCCGGCGGTTCGAGCGCCGTCGCCGGCGGCGGCTGGGGCGGCCTGCTCGGCGGCAGCACCCCGCTCACCGAGTGGGGCGCGGTGCTCGGCGAGGCCCTCTACGGGCCCGTCGGCGACATGTCGGTGCACGGCATCGCGCACGGCGAGTGGTACCGCCTGTTCACGGCGATGTTCATCCACTATGGCGTGCTGCACCTGCTGATGAACATGTACGCCCTCTGGTTCCTCGGGCGCGACATCGAGCGGGAGCTGGGCCCGCTCCGCTTCGTCGGCCTCTACCTGCTCGCGGGCCTGGGCGGCAATGTGGCGGCGTACCTCTTCTCGGCGCCGAACGCCATGACGGCCGGCGCCTCCACCGCGGTCTTCGGCCTGATGTCGGCCATCTTCGTGCTGCTCAAGCGCCTGAACCTGAGCATCGCCCCGATCCTGCCGGTGATCGTCATCAACGTGATCTTCACGTTCGTCGCGTCAAACATCTCGGTCGCCGGCCACCTCGGCGGCCTGGCGGTCGGCGGCGCGGTGGCGGCGGTGCTGGCCTACGCGCCGAGGGAACGGCGCAACCTGGTGCAGGGCGCCGGCTGCGCGGGGATCTTCCTGGTCCTGGTGGCGCTGACGATCTACCGCACCGGCGTGCTGCTGAGCTGA
- a CDS encoding PH domain-containing protein, producing the protein MSPLQWRVKPVLPITKLLGAVAVVVLVAVSGREDPVQLVLGGVATAALTAWAARDLIAPVRLSADTSGVTVVTGFRRRRHLAWPQIERVRVERSERLGLRSSLLEIDAGESLHMFSTSDLGAEPEEVAEALNALRANAPS; encoded by the coding sequence ATGTCGCCTCTTCAGTGGCGGGTGAAGCCCGTTCTGCCGATCACCAAGCTGCTGGGCGCGGTGGCGGTGGTGGTCCTGGTCGCGGTGTCCGGCCGCGAGGACCCGGTGCAGTTGGTCCTCGGCGGGGTGGCGACCGCGGCGCTGACCGCCTGGGCGGCCCGGGACCTGATCGCACCGGTCCGGCTGAGCGCGGACACGAGCGGGGTCACCGTGGTCACCGGCTTCCGCCGGCGCCGGCACCTGGCCTGGCCTCAGATCGAACGGGTACGGGTCGAGCGCAGCGAGCGCCTCGGCCTGCGCAGCAGCCTGCTGGAGATCGACGCCGGCGAGAGCCTGCACATGTTCAGCACCAGCGACCTGGGCGCGGAGCCGGAGGAGGTCGCCGAGGCGCTCAACGCCCTGCGCGCGAACGCCCCGTCCTGA
- a CDS encoding acetyl-CoA C-acyltransferase: MRDAVIVGAVRTPVGRRNGGLAETHPADLSAIVLRALTARAGFDPADVEDVMWGCVSQVGEQSWNIGQSWNIGRSAVLAAGWPESVPATTMDRQCGSSQQALHFAAATVLSGQADLVVAGGVESMSRVPMGSSAAGADPYGSAIAERYGTSVFNQGVGAEMMAARWGFSRRLLDEYALASHAAAAKAQDAGVFDVEVVPVGAVTRDEGIRRDTTLDKLGALKTPFKADGVVTAGSASQISDGAAALAVTTSRWAAAHGLVPIARVHTAVVAADDPVIMLTAPIAATGKALDRSGLTIDEIGVYEVNEAFAPVPLAWLAETGADPSRLNPLGGAIALGHPLGASGARIMTTMLHHMRQTGIRYGLQTMCEGGGMANATVVELL, from the coding sequence ATGCGAGACGCGGTGATCGTCGGTGCTGTCCGTACTCCGGTCGGGCGGCGTAACGGAGGGCTGGCGGAGACACACCCGGCCGACCTGTCGGCGATCGTGCTGCGGGCACTCACCGCGCGCGCCGGATTCGACCCGGCGGACGTCGAGGACGTCATGTGGGGATGCGTCTCCCAGGTCGGCGAGCAGTCCTGGAACATCGGGCAGTCCTGGAACATCGGGCGCAGCGCCGTGCTCGCGGCCGGCTGGCCCGAGTCGGTGCCGGCCACGACCATGGACCGGCAGTGCGGGTCGAGCCAGCAGGCGCTGCACTTCGCCGCGGCGACCGTGCTCTCCGGCCAGGCCGACCTGGTGGTGGCCGGCGGGGTCGAGTCGATGAGCCGGGTGCCGATGGGGTCGAGCGCGGCCGGCGCCGACCCGTACGGATCGGCGATCGCCGAGCGCTACGGCACGTCCGTCTTCAACCAGGGCGTCGGCGCCGAGATGATGGCCGCGCGCTGGGGCTTCTCCCGGCGCCTACTCGACGAGTACGCCCTGGCCAGCCACGCCGCGGCCGCCAAGGCGCAGGACGCCGGTGTCTTCGACGTCGAGGTCGTGCCGGTCGGCGCGGTCACCCGCGACGAGGGCATCCGGCGCGACACCACGCTCGACAAGCTCGGCGCGCTGAAGACGCCGTTCAAGGCCGACGGCGTGGTCACCGCCGGCTCCGCCTCGCAGATCTCCGACGGCGCCGCCGCGCTGGCGGTGACCACGTCCCGCTGGGCGGCCGCGCACGGCCTGGTGCCGATCGCCCGCGTGCACACCGCGGTGGTCGCGGCCGACGATCCGGTGATCATGCTGACCGCGCCGATCGCGGCGACGGGCAAGGCGCTGGACCGCTCGGGCCTCACCATCGACGAGATCGGCGTGTACGAGGTGAACGAGGCGTTCGCGCCCGTGCCGCTGGCCTGGCTCGCCGAGACCGGCGCCGACCCGTCCCGCCTCAACCCGCTCGGCGGCGCGATCGCCCTCGGCCACCCGCTCGGCGCGTCCGGTGCGCGGATCATGACGACGATGCTGCACCACATGCGACAGACCGGCATCCGGTACGGATTGCAGACCATGTGTGAGGGCGGCGGAATGGCGAACGCCACGGTGGTCGAGCTTCTGTAA
- a CDS encoding transketolase family protein: MRETFVRTTTALLDEDPRTAVVLADISADAFAAAHHRHPDRVLNVGIREQLMTGVAGGLALTGLRPYVHSYAPFLIDRAYEQIKLDLGHQDAGAVLVSIGASYDASAEGYTHQSPGDVALLDTLEGWTVHVPGHPDEVAPLLRAAAGNDDRIYVRLSSQHNARAYERTDRLQVLRRGWAGAPVVLAVGPMLDPVLAATRDLDVTVAYTLTPRPLDGAGLRELVSREVVVVEPYLAGTSSRLVAAALSDVPHRELHLGVGRAEQRRYGTPADHARWHGLDPAGLRASISTFLDRA, translated from the coding sequence ATGCGAGAGACCTTCGTCCGCACCACGACCGCGCTGCTCGACGAGGACCCGCGGACCGCGGTGGTGCTCGCCGACATCTCCGCCGACGCGTTCGCGGCCGCGCACCACAGACACCCGGACCGGGTGCTCAACGTCGGTATCCGCGAGCAGCTGATGACCGGCGTCGCCGGCGGGCTCGCGCTGACCGGGCTGCGGCCGTACGTGCACTCCTACGCGCCGTTCCTGATCGACCGGGCCTACGAGCAGATCAAGCTCGACCTCGGCCACCAGGACGCGGGCGCCGTGCTGGTCAGCATCGGCGCCTCGTACGACGCGTCCGCCGAGGGCTACACGCATCAGTCGCCCGGCGACGTCGCGCTCCTCGACACCCTCGAGGGGTGGACCGTGCACGTGCCGGGTCACCCGGACGAGGTGGCGCCGCTGCTGCGCGCGGCGGCCGGCAACGACGACCGGATCTACGTGCGGCTCTCCTCGCAGCACAACGCCCGCGCGTACGAGCGGACGGACCGGCTACAGGTCCTGCGGCGCGGCTGGGCCGGTGCACCCGTCGTGCTCGCGGTCGGGCCGATGCTCGACCCGGTGCTCGCCGCGACCCGCGACCTCGACGTCACCGTCGCGTACACGCTGACGCCGCGGCCGCTCGACGGTGCCGGGCTGCGCGAGCTGGTGAGCCGCGAGGTCGTCGTCGTGGAGCCCTACCTGGCCGGCACGTCGAGCCGGCTCGTGGCGGCGGCGCTGTCCGACGTACCCCATCGGGAACTGCACCTCGGCGTGGGCCGCGCCGAGCAGCGGCGCTACGGCACCCCCGCGGACCATGCGCGCTGGCACGGCCTCGACCCGGCGGGCCTGCGGGCCTCGATCTCGACGTTCCTGGACCGGGCCTAG